A region from the Verrucomicrobiia bacterium genome encodes:
- the ispD gene encoding 2-C-methyl-D-erythritol 4-phosphate cytidylyltransferase: MNVAVIVAAGKGTRMGPNIDKLFLEVAGRPVVAHTWQRFNDAACIGEIILVVRDGMQPAFRELAQQFQLRKPHRLVAGGSERQDSVWNGLAALPDGAEIVAIQDGARPCTSVAVIEETIAAARETGAAVAARPVTDTMKESSDGRFAERTVDRSRLWSVQTPQTFQVGVIRRALAEVRQRGVMVTDDTAACELIGQPVRLVSGTAPNPKVTVPADLPYVELLLRSGT; encoded by the coding sequence ATGAATGTTGCTGTCATCGTTGCGGCCGGCAAGGGCACCCGTATGGGGCCCAACATTGACAAGCTTTTCCTCGAAGTCGCGGGCCGGCCGGTCGTGGCACACACCTGGCAGCGTTTCAACGATGCGGCCTGCATCGGCGAAATCATTCTCGTCGTGCGCGACGGCATGCAGCCGGCGTTCCGCGAACTCGCCCAACAATTCCAGCTCCGGAAACCGCACCGGCTCGTTGCGGGCGGCAGCGAACGGCAGGATTCGGTGTGGAACGGCCTCGCGGCGTTGCCGGACGGAGCTGAAATTGTGGCCATTCAGGACGGGGCACGGCCCTGCACCAGCGTGGCGGTGATTGAGGAAACCATCGCGGCGGCGCGGGAAACCGGAGCCGCCGTCGCCGCCCGTCCGGTCACCGACACGATGAAGGAATCCTCCGATGGCCGGTTTGCCGAACGCACAGTGGACCGCTCGCGCCTCTGGTCGGTGCAGACGCCGCAAACCTTCCAGGTTGGCGTCATCCGCCGTGCGCTGGCCGAGGTGCGTCAACGCGGGGTGATGGTGACCGACGACACGGCGGCCTGTGAATTGATCGGTCAGCCCGTGCGGCTGGTCAGCGGCACGGCCCCCAACCCCAAGGTCACGGTGCCGGCGGATTTGCCCTACGTGGAACTGTTGCTGCGTTCCGGCACCTGA
- a CDS encoding S41 family peptidase: protein MKRRFLYGLLTIALTVNLFIGAAVYLYAAESGQKDSAYPSLEIFSLVMEKVRREYVDGANLTYQQLVRNALKGMLNELDPHSEYMDPEKFQDLQNDTEGKFGGIGVVISVKDERLTVVAPMEDTPGFKAGIRTGDVIDRIEGKSTEHMSVQDAVKILRGDPGSEVTITIFRPSTGKMKDYTIKRAEIKVDMVKDINGAREFPLGENKIGYVRITQFGEKTADELEAALNKLKAQGMRGLIIDLRWNPGGLLDQAVGVCEKFLPRGQLVVTTEGRSPAQSSVRKAAGRGDEIPGVPIVVLINAGSASASEIVSGCLQDLKRAIILGERSFGKGSVQSIIELSDGSALRLTTAKYYTPSHKVIHEKGISPNIEVLDSDEQEAALLMRRSPGGVETLDQRERERVESIRDPQMDRAMDVLKGILLFTDRRPAGQSNDADGRMAALAAPAAAGAEN, encoded by the coding sequence ATGAAGCGACGTTTTCTCTACGGGCTGCTGACGATCGCCCTGACCGTCAATCTCTTCATCGGGGCGGCCGTTTACCTTTACGCTGCGGAATCCGGCCAGAAGGATTCCGCCTACCCGAGCCTGGAAATCTTTTCCCTCGTCATGGAAAAGGTGCGTCGTGAATACGTGGATGGCGCCAACCTGACGTATCAGCAGCTCGTCCGCAATGCGCTCAAGGGCATGCTGAACGAACTGGATCCGCACAGCGAATACATGGATCCGGAAAAGTTTCAGGATTTGCAGAATGACACTGAGGGCAAGTTTGGCGGCATTGGCGTGGTCATCTCGGTGAAGGACGAGCGCCTGACCGTCGTGGCGCCGATGGAGGACACGCCCGGCTTCAAGGCGGGGATTCGCACCGGCGACGTCATCGACCGCATCGAGGGCAAGAGCACCGAACACATGAGCGTGCAGGATGCGGTAAAAATTCTGCGCGGCGACCCCGGCAGCGAAGTCACCATTACTATTTTCCGTCCGTCCACCGGCAAGATGAAGGATTACACCATCAAACGCGCCGAGATCAAAGTGGACATGGTCAAGGACATCAACGGCGCGCGCGAGTTCCCTCTCGGTGAAAACAAGATTGGCTACGTGCGCATCACACAATTTGGCGAGAAAACGGCGGATGAACTCGAAGCCGCCCTCAACAAGCTCAAGGCGCAGGGCATGCGCGGGCTGATCATTGATCTGCGGTGGAATCCGGGCGGCCTGCTCGATCAAGCCGTCGGCGTCTGTGAAAAATTCCTGCCGCGCGGTCAATTGGTGGTGACGACCGAAGGCCGTTCGCCGGCGCAAAGCTCTGTTCGCAAGGCCGCCGGGCGCGGTGATGAAATCCCCGGCGTGCCCATCGTCGTGCTGATCAATGCCGGCAGCGCCAGCGCCTCGGAGATTGTCTCCGGCTGCCTTCAAGACCTGAAGCGCGCCATCATCCTCGGGGAGCGTTCCTTCGGCAAGGGCTCGGTGCAGAGCATCATCGAATTGTCCGACGGCTCCGCCCTGCGCCTGACCACCGCCAAATACTACACGCCCAGCCACAAGGTCATTCACGAGAAGGGCATTTCACCCAACATCGAAGTGCTCGACTCCGACGAGCAGGAGGCGGCGTTGCTGATGCGCCGTTCACCCGGCGGCGTGGAAACGCTGGACCAGCGGGAACGCGAACGCGTCGAGTCCATTCGCGATCCGCAAATGGATCGCGCCATGGACGTGCTCAAGGGGATTCTGCTCTTCACCGACCGGCGGCCGGCCGGGCAATCCAATGACGCGGACGGGCGGATGGCAGCGCTGGCTGCGCCGGCCGCCGCGGGCGCGGAAAATTGA
- the tsaD gene encoding tRNA (adenosine(37)-N6)-threonylcarbamoyltransferase complex transferase subunit TsaD codes for MTLLAFETSCDETSAAVIRDGGVLSSVVSSQIRLHAEYGGVVPELAAREHLRNLQPVVQTALAEARITAADVTAVAATQGPGLPMALMVGLKAAQAFAFAARKPFVGVHHHEAHLYSPWIVGRPPRADFENFQPNVSLIVSGGHTMLVHVASELQHHVLGATMDDAAGECFDKTGKLLGLAYPAGPIIDRLAEQGNPEAFQFPRPLRNDDHHDFSFSGLKTSVRYFLRDHPGLADDPRQLRDLCASVQAAIVDVLVTKTIRAARKAGVNCVTASGGVTCNRALRAQLEAACRRAGLTLRLADASLCTDNAAMVGILAERKLRAGVLATSFDEEIRPNWSLA; via the coding sequence ATGACACTGCTGGCGTTTGAGACTTCCTGCGACGAAACGAGCGCTGCGGTGATTCGCGACGGGGGCGTGCTGTCCAGCGTCGTCTCGTCCCAAATCCGTCTGCACGCCGAATACGGCGGCGTGGTGCCGGAACTGGCCGCGCGCGAGCACCTGCGTAATCTGCAGCCCGTCGTCCAAACCGCGCTGGCCGAAGCCCGCATCACCGCCGCCGACGTCACTGCCGTGGCAGCAACGCAGGGACCGGGGCTGCCCATGGCCTTGATGGTGGGGCTGAAGGCGGCGCAAGCGTTTGCTTTTGCGGCCCGCAAGCCTTTTGTGGGCGTGCATCATCACGAGGCGCACTTGTATTCGCCGTGGATTGTGGGCCGGCCGCCGCGGGCGGATTTTGAAAACTTCCAGCCGAACGTTTCGCTGATTGTGAGCGGCGGCCATACGATGCTGGTGCACGTCGCGTCCGAGTTGCAGCACCACGTGCTGGGCGCCACGATGGACGACGCGGCGGGCGAGTGCTTCGACAAGACCGGCAAACTGCTCGGCCTCGCGTATCCCGCCGGGCCAATCATCGATCGCCTGGCAGAGCAGGGGAATCCTGAGGCATTTCAGTTTCCGCGCCCCCTGCGGAATGACGACCATCACGACTTCAGCTTCAGCGGCCTGAAGACTTCGGTGCGCTATTTTTTGCGCGACCATCCTGGATTGGCCGATGATCCCCGGCAACTGCGCGATCTCTGCGCCAGCGTGCAGGCGGCCATCGTGGACGTGCTGGTCACCAAAACCATCCGGGCTGCCCGCAAGGCCGGGGTGAACTGCGTGACGGCGTCGGGCGGCGTGACGTGCAATCGGGCGTTGCGGGCGCAGTTGGAGGCCGCCTGCCGGCGGGCGGGCCTGACGTTGCGCTTGGCCGATGCCTCGCTTTGCACGGACAACGCCGCCATGGTCGGCATTCTGGCCGAACGCAAGCTGCGCGCCGGCGTGCTGGCAACTTCGTTCGACGAGGAAATTCGGCCGAACTGGTCGCTTGCCTGA
- a CDS encoding DUF5684 domain-containing protein — MQHTSSNAGDFALGAGAILFVLAISLCFYLFYCYCLKRICEKTGRQPGILIWLPIVQIIPLLQVAGMALWMIVLFLIPFVNLVVIIMMWAKICEARGKSPWLVILMFVPIVNIIFIPYLAFSE; from the coding sequence ATGCAACACACGTCCTCGAATGCCGGTGATTTTGCGCTCGGCGCCGGCGCCATTTTGTTCGTCCTCGCCATTTCGCTCTGTTTTTACCTGTTCTACTGTTACTGCCTCAAACGGATTTGTGAAAAGACGGGACGCCAGCCGGGCATCTTAATCTGGCTTCCCATCGTGCAAATCATCCCGCTGCTGCAGGTTGCTGGCATGGCCTTGTGGATGATTGTTCTGTTCCTCATCCCCTTCGTGAACCTGGTGGTGATCATCATGATGTGGGCGAAGATTTGCGAGGCGCGCGGCAAAAGCCCCTGGCTGGTGATTCTGATGTTCGTGCCGATCGTCAATATCATCTTCATTCCCTACCTCGCCTTTTCGGAGTAA
- a CDS encoding YkgJ family cysteine cluster protein, with translation MDLPLKLCPSCGLCCNGVLFGDVELQRGDDAAALAAEGLALFVKGRKRAFAQPCACLTGGLCRIYQTRPRRCQTFACRQLQLVQAGRLTAEAAQANIRRARREVDEVLRLVRSLGNTNEQMPLNRRYADLMAQPLDFAGDESQLERRGELMVAVGRLVDLLERDFLSPEPTRSTDLSAA, from the coding sequence ATGGATCTGCCACTGAAACTCTGTCCGTCGTGCGGCCTGTGCTGCAACGGCGTTCTGTTTGGCGACGTGGAATTGCAGCGCGGCGACGATGCAGCGGCGCTGGCGGCGGAGGGGCTGGCGTTGTTCGTGAAAGGGCGCAAACGCGCGTTCGCCCAGCCGTGCGCTTGTCTGACGGGCGGCTTGTGCCGGATTTATCAAACGCGACCGCGCCGTTGCCAGACGTTTGCCTGTCGCCAACTGCAACTGGTGCAAGCCGGCCGGCTCACCGCCGAGGCGGCGCAGGCGAACATCCGCCGGGCGCGCCGCGAAGTGGATGAAGTGCTGCGGCTGGTTCGTTCGTTGGGCAACACGAACGAGCAGATGCCATTGAACCGGCGTTACGCCGACCTTATGGCCCAACCGCTCGACTTCGCGGGCGACGAATCCCAACTGGAGCGACGCGGCGAATTAATGGTGGCCGTTGGCCGGCTGGTGGACCTGCTGGAGCGGGATTTTCTGAGCCCTGAGCCAACGCGATCAACGGACCTTTCAGCAGCGTAA
- a CDS encoding NAD+ synthase translates to MKIALAQLNTTVGDITGNEAKILAAYQRGVAAGAELVLTPELALTGYPPRDLVLRRSLVEQNLAALNRLAAATGATGLLVGFVGDNLNRPGRDVTNAAALLQNGKITALRTKTLLPTYDVFDEDRYFEPAEANAPVEFNGRKIGITICEDIWNDEDFWPVRRYEHNPPVELAEAGAEIIFNISASPWQLGKNTTRHAMLQSLAKKSGKPVVFCNQVGGNDELVFDGGSLAFNGKGQQIAQGKLFDEDWLMLDLNRAAIAPEQISDEEILFKALTLGLRDYLHKCGFKSAVLGLSGGIDSALVAALAVAALGRENVRGISLPSQFSSPGSLDDARELAANLGIQYDVIPIQPPFLAVKEQLQSVFAGRPEDTTEENIQARLRGVVLMAMSNKFGSLLLTTGNKSELAVGYCTLYGDMCGGLAVISDVPKMMVYRLARWINREREIIPRASITKAPSAELRPNQTDQDSLPPYEVLDAILDAYVVNGQSPADIVKAGFAEADVCRVVKLIDGAEYKRRQAAPGLKVTSKAFGVGRRIPIAQRFRES, encoded by the coding sequence ATGAAGATCGCCCTCGCGCAACTCAACACCACCGTCGGCGACATCACGGGCAACGAGGCAAAAATCCTCGCGGCGTATCAACGCGGCGTGGCGGCGGGAGCGGAGCTGGTGCTGACGCCGGAACTGGCGTTGACCGGTTATCCACCGCGCGATCTGGTTTTGCGACGCAGTCTGGTTGAACAAAATCTCGCCGCGCTGAACCGGCTTGCGGCAGCGACGGGGGCGACCGGCTTGCTCGTGGGCTTTGTCGGCGACAACCTGAATCGCCCCGGACGCGATGTCACGAATGCGGCGGCGTTGCTGCAAAACGGCAAAATCACCGCGCTACGCACCAAGACGTTGCTGCCGACTTACGACGTCTTCGATGAAGACCGCTATTTTGAGCCCGCGGAGGCAAACGCACCCGTGGAATTCAATGGCCGCAAGATCGGCATTACCATCTGCGAAGACATCTGGAACGACGAAGATTTCTGGCCGGTGCGCCGATACGAGCACAATCCGCCGGTTGAACTGGCCGAGGCCGGCGCGGAAATCATCTTCAATATTTCCGCCTCCCCGTGGCAGCTTGGCAAAAACACCACGCGACACGCCATGCTGCAAAGCCTCGCCAAAAAGTCCGGCAAACCCGTCGTGTTCTGCAATCAAGTAGGCGGAAACGACGAGCTTGTCTTCGATGGCGGCAGCCTGGCTTTCAACGGCAAGGGGCAGCAGATCGCGCAGGGAAAGTTGTTCGATGAAGATTGGTTGATGCTCGATTTGAACCGCGCCGCAATCGCTCCGGAGCAAATTTCCGACGAGGAAATTTTGTTCAAAGCCCTCACGCTCGGGCTGCGCGATTACCTGCACAAGTGCGGCTTCAAGTCGGCGGTGCTGGGCCTGAGCGGCGGCATTGATTCGGCCCTGGTGGCCGCGCTGGCCGTCGCCGCGCTGGGCCGGGAAAACGTGCGCGGCATCTCCCTGCCCTCGCAGTTCAGTTCGCCGGGCAGCCTGGACGACGCGCGCGAGCTCGCGGCGAACCTCGGCATTCAATACGACGTCATTCCCATCCAGCCGCCGTTCCTTGCCGTCAAGGAACAGTTGCAAAGCGTCTTTGCCGGACGTCCCGAGGACACCACCGAGGAGAACATCCAGGCCCGCCTGCGGGGCGTCGTGCTCATGGCGATGTCGAACAAGTTCGGCTCGCTGCTCCTGACCACGGGCAACAAAAGCGAACTGGCGGTGGGCTACTGCACGCTTTACGGCGACATGTGCGGCGGGCTCGCCGTCATCAGCGACGTGCCGAAGATGATGGTTTATCGCCTCGCCCGCTGGATCAACCGCGAACGCGAAATCATTCCCCGCGCCTCGATCACGAAGGCACCCTCGGCCGAACTGCGCCCAAACCAGACGGATCAGGATTCGCTGCCGCCCTACGAGGTGCTGGACGCCATTCTTGATGCCTACGTGGTCAACGGCCAGTCGCCCGCGGACATCGTGAAGGCCGGTTTTGCCGAGGCCGACGTGTGCCGCGTGGTGAAGCTGATCGACGGCGCGGAATACAAACGTCGCCAGGCCGCGCCCGGCCTGAAAGTCACCAGCAAGGCCTTTGGCGTGGGCCGCCGGATTCCCATCGCGCAACGGTTTCGGGAAAGCTGA
- a CDS encoding DUF192 domain-containing protein, with amino-acid sequence MKLIRLFFALSAVALLGGGCQKQTPAPLPGITPVHWEPTQAQPRLPTINLWVGPAQITAEVASKPVEIMTGMMFRTNIVENEGMLFLLGEPQRAAFWMKNCPQPLSCAYIDPQGLILEIREMEPNDTNSIVANSDNVLFVLETARGWFERHGVRTNMLIQTDHGPLFQSFYGRPKP; translated from the coding sequence GTGAAGTTGATCCGCCTTTTCTTCGCGTTGAGCGCGGTGGCGCTGCTCGGCGGCGGCTGCCAAAAGCAAACGCCCGCGCCGCTCCCCGGCATCACGCCCGTTCATTGGGAGCCCACGCAGGCCCAGCCACGGCTGCCCACCATCAATCTCTGGGTCGGCCCCGCACAGATTACCGCCGAAGTCGCGTCCAAGCCGGTCGAAATCATGACCGGCATGATGTTCCGCACGAACATCGTCGAGAACGAAGGCATGTTGTTCCTGCTGGGCGAACCGCAGCGCGCCGCGTTCTGGATGAAGAACTGCCCCCAACCGCTTTCCTGCGCCTACATTGACCCGCAGGGGCTCATTCTCGAAATCCGCGAGATGGAGCCGAACGACACCAACTCCATCGTCGCGAATTCGGACAACGTCCTGTTCGTGCTGGAAACCGCCCGCGGCTGGTTCGAGCGCCACGGCGTGCGCACAAACATGCTGATCCAGACCGATCACGGACCGCTGTTCCAAAGTTTTTACGGCCGGCCCAAGCCATGA
- the argB gene encoding acetylglutamate kinase, with translation MQDLIAKTATLLEALPYIQKFSGATFVVKYGGSFMDSPDPAVRNGVARDIVFLEAVEINPVVVHGGGKAITRAMEKAGLKANFIQGQRVTDEATVQIVDDVLSREINPEVVATINSLGGMAKGFAGPDIFRCRKLLLDDKEHPGRKIDVGYVGEVTGVNTAPLLECIAQGITPVISPTARGEDGRIYNCNADVAAAQAAIALGAKRLVFMSDVPGLMRDPKDPATLIAHLQTAEVPGLKAAGIVDKGMIPKVDSAVAAIKSGVEKVSFVDGRVPHAVMLEIFTDQGVGTEVVL, from the coding sequence GTGCAAGACCTCATTGCCAAAACCGCAACGCTCCTCGAAGCGCTGCCTTACATCCAAAAATTCAGCGGGGCCACCTTTGTCGTGAAATACGGCGGCTCCTTCATGGATTCGCCCGATCCCGCCGTGCGAAACGGCGTGGCGCGCGACATCGTTTTTCTCGAAGCCGTCGAAATCAATCCCGTGGTCGTTCACGGCGGCGGCAAGGCCATCACCCGCGCCATGGAAAAGGCCGGCCTGAAGGCAAACTTCATCCAGGGCCAGCGCGTCACGGACGAGGCCACCGTGCAGATCGTGGACGACGTGCTGTCGCGCGAGATCAATCCCGAGGTTGTGGCCACCATCAATTCCCTCGGCGGCATGGCGAAGGGCTTTGCCGGGCCGGACATCTTCCGCTGCCGCAAGCTGCTGCTCGACGACAAGGAACATCCCGGCCGCAAGATCGACGTCGGCTACGTCGGCGAGGTCACCGGGGTCAACACGGCGCCGTTGCTGGAATGCATCGCGCAGGGCATCACGCCCGTCATCAGCCCGACCGCCCGCGGTGAAGACGGCCGGATTTACAATTGCAACGCAGACGTCGCCGCCGCCCAGGCCGCCATCGCACTCGGGGCCAAACGCCTCGTCTTCATGAGCGATGTGCCCGGGCTGATGCGCGACCCCAAGGATCCCGCCACGCTCATCGCCCACCTGCAAACGGCCGAAGTGCCCGGCCTCAAGGCCGCGGGCATTGTGGACAAGGGCATGATCCCCAAGGTGGACAGCGCCGTGGCCGCCATCAAATCCGGCGTGGAAAAGGTTTCCTTCGTGGACGGCCGGGTCCCGCACGCGGTCATGCTGGAAATCTTCACCGACCAGGGCGTCGGCACGGAAGTGGTCTTGTAA